A region from the Triticum aestivum cultivar Chinese Spring chromosome 3D, IWGSC CS RefSeq v2.1, whole genome shotgun sequence genome encodes:
- the LOC123080658 gene encoding annexin D5, whose product MASLSVPPVLTSPRHDAIALHRAFKGFGCDSTTVINILAHRDATQRALIMQEYRAIYHQDLYHRLSTELSGNHKKAMLLWVLDPVGRDAAILNQSLNGDITDLRAATEVICSRTPSQLQIMKQTYRARFGCYLEQDITERTYGDHHKLLLAYLGIPRYEGPEVDPAAAARDARELYRAGEKRLGTDERAFIRVFTERSWAHLAAVAGAYHHLYARSLEKAVKSETSGTFEFGLLTILRCAESPARYFAKALHKAMKGLGTSDTTLIRVVVTRAEVDMQYIKAEYHKKYKRSLADAIHSETSGNYRTFLLSLVGRDR is encoded by the exons ATGGCGAGCCTGAGCGTGCCTCCGGTGCTCACGTCCCCGCGCCACGACGCCATCGCCCTCCACAGGGCCTTCAAAG GGTTCGGGTGCGACAGCACGACGGTGATCAACATCCTGGCGCACCGCGACGCGACGCAGCGGGCGCTCATCATGCAGGAGTACCGGGCCATCTACCACCAGGACCTCTACCACCGCCTGTCCACCGAGCTCAGCGGGAACCACAAG AAGGCGATGCTGCTGTGGGTGCTGGACCCCGTTGGCCGCGACGCCGCCATCCTGAACCAGTCCCTCAACGGCGACATCACCGACCTGCGCGCCGCCACGGAGGTCATCTGCTCCCGGACGCCGTCGCAGCTGCAGATCATGAAGCAGACCTACCGCGCCCGCTTCGGCTGCTACCTCGAGCAGGACATCACCGAGCGCACCTACGGCGACCACCACAAG CTTCTGCTGGCGTACTTGGGGATCCCGCGGTACGAGGGCCCGGAGGTggacccggcggcggcggcgcgcgacgCGAGGGAGCTGTACCGCGCCGGCGAGAAGCGGCTCGGCACCGACGAGCGCGCCTTCATCCGCGTCTTCACCGAGCGCAGCTGGGcgcacctcgccgccgtcgccggcgcctaCCACCACCTGTACGCGCGCTCCCTGGAGAAGGCCGTGAAGAGCGAGACGTCGGGGACCTTCGAGTTCGGGCTGCTGACGATCCTCCGGTGCGCCGAGAGCCCGGCGAGGTACTTCGCCAAGGCGCTGCACAAGGCGATGAAGGGGCTGGGCACCAGCGACACGACGCTGATACGGGTGGTGGTCACCAGGGCGGAGGTGGACATGCAGTACATCAAGGCCGAGTACCACAAGAAGTACAAGCGCTCGCTGGCCGACGCCATCCACTCCGAGACCTCCGGGAACTACCGGACCTTCCTCCTCTCCCTCGTCGGCCGTGACCGCTAA
- the LOC123080659 gene encoding uncharacterized protein, with translation MAESDTAAGMMAESDAADGKMANGEVSDDGRAVEVSGGGEDTLPAVLRGFVDGVWPPGDGGDPLLRRLRAATCEAAPRLRDASRNSARDLLAWTKQGSGLRAILVISVGTITMISLTGLLIFMSFLLVATANAIIVSVLMSLAAAGGFLALFFACLVAVYVGAVSIAIFVISATVISAIVGVLIATGWIGFFWMIWFAARKSLDLTKHSIGMTTSAMQSYSASRSVGPKPTD, from the exons ATGGCCGAATCCGACACGGCGGCCGGCATGATGGCCGAATCCGACGCGGCGGACGGCAAGATGGCCAACGGCGAGGTCTCCGACGACGGCCGCGCCGTCGaggtctccggcggcggcgaggacacCCTCCCCGCGGTGCTCCGCGGCTTCGTGGACGGCGTCTGGCCGCCCGGCGACGGCGGAGATCCGCTCCTGCGGCGCCTCCGCGCGGCGACCTGCGAGGCCGCGCCGCGGCTGCGGGACGCCTCCAGGAACTCGGCCCGCGATCTGCTCGCCTGGACCAAGCAGGGCAGCggcctccgcgccatcctcgtcaTCTCG GTCGGAACAATCACGATGATATCATTGACTGGCCTGCTGATTTTCATGTCCTTCCTTCTGGTTGCGACCGCTAATGCCATTATCGTTTCAGTTCTTATGTCCTTGGCAGCTGCTGGAGGGTTCCTGGCTTTGTTCTTTGCATGCTTAGTTGCAGTCTATGTCGGAGCAGTATCAATTGCCATATTCGTCATTTCGGCCACTGTTATCTCTGCAATTGTGGGAGTCCTGATTGCCACCG GTTGGATCGGATTCTTTTGGATGATTTGGTTTGCCGCAAGGAAGAGCCTGGACCTTACAAAGCACTCAATCGGCATGACGACCTCTGCTATGCAGTCGTATTCAGCTTCTCGGAGTGTGGGGCCGAAGCCCACAGACTGA
- the LOC123075607 gene encoding probable beta-D-xylosidase 7, with protein sequence MGRRTRTHAVQAAALLLAFLHLHVAAAADPPFSCGAASGAPYCDRKLPMERRAADLVSKLSLEEKISQLGDESPAVARLGVPAYKWWSEALHGVAWSKGMHLDGPLRAATSFPQVILTAASFNPHLWYRIGQAIGREARGVYNNGQAEGLTLWAPNINVFRDPRWGRGQETPGEDPAMTGKYAAVFVRGVQGYGMSGAINSSDLEASACCKHFAAYDLDNWKGVTRFAFDAKVTEQDLADTYNPPFKSCVEDGGASGIMCSYNRVNGVPTCADHNLLSKTARGDWSFNGYITSDCDAVAIIHDVQGYAKAPEDAVADVLKAGMDVNCGGYIQTHGVSAYRQGKITGEDIDRALRNLFAIRMRLGLFNGNPKYNRYGNIGADQVCNKEHQDLALQAAQDGIVLLKNHAGALPLSKSKLSSSSIAVIGPNGNNASLLLGNYFGPPCISVTPFQALQGYVKDARFVQGCNAAVCNVSDIGEAVHAATSADYVVLFMGLDQDQEKEEVDRLDLGLPGMQESLVNKVADAAKKPVILVLLCGGPVDVTFAKNNPKIGAIVWAGYPGQAGGIAIAQVLFGEHNPGGRLPVTWYPKEFTAVPMTDMRMRADPSTGYPGRTYRFYKGKTVYSFGYGLSYSKYSHRFASRGTKPPSMSGIGGLKATASAAGTVSYDVEEMGAEACDRLRFPAVVRVQNHGPMDGRHPVLLFLRWSNATDGRPASQLIGFQSVHLKAEEAAHVEFEVSPCKHLSRAAEDGRKVIDQGSHFLKVGDDEFELSFMA encoded by the exons ATGGGACGCCGCACCCGCACGCACGCCGTCCAGGCGGCCGCGCTGCTGCTCGCCTTCCTCCATCTGCACGTGGCCGCGGCCGCCGACCCGCCCTTTTCCTGCGGCGCGGCGTCGGGCGCGCCGTACTGCGACCGGAAGCTGCCGATGGAGCGGCGGGCGGCGGACCTGGTGTCGAAGCTGTCGCTGGAGGAGAAGATCTCGCAGCTGGGCGACGAGTCGCCGGCGGTGGCCCGGCTGGGTGTGCCGGCGTACAAGTGGTGGTCGGAGGCGCTGCACGGCGTGGCGTGGAGCAAGGGCATGCACCTGGACGGCCCGCTCCGCGCCGCCACCAGCTTCCCGCAGGTCATCCTCACCGCCGCGTCCTTCAACCCGCACCTCTGGTACAGGATCGGCCAG GCGATCGGCAGGGAGGCGCGGGGCGTGTACAACAACGGGCAGGCGGAGGGGCTGACCTTGTGGGCGCCCAACATCAACGTGTTCCGGGACCCGCGGTGGGGCCGGGGCCAGGAGACCCCCGGCGAGGACCCGGCCATGACGGGCAAGTACGCCGCCGTGTTCGTCCGCGGCGTGCAGGGCTACGGCATGTCCGGCGCCATCAACTCCTCCGACCTGGAGGCCTCCGCCTGCTGCAAGCACTTCGCCGCCTACGACCTCGACAACTGGAAGGGCGTCACCCGCTTCGCCTTCGACGCAAAG GTGACGGAGCAGGACCTGGCGGACACGTACAACCCGCCGTTCAAGAGCTGCGTGGAGGACGGCGGCGCCAGCGGCATCATGTGCTCCTACAACCGCGTCAATGGCGTGCCCACCTGCGCCGACCACAACCTCCTCTCCAAGACCGCCAGAGGCGACTGGAGCTTCAACGG ATACATCACGTCGGACTGCGACGCCGTGGCCATCATCCACGACGTCCAGGGGTATGCCAAGGCGCCAGAGGATGCGGTGGCAGATGTCCTCAAGGCCG GTATGGACGTGAACTGCGGCGGCTACATCCAGACGCACGGCGTGTCGGCGTACCGGCAGGGCAAGATCACGGGGGAGGACATCGACAGGGCCCTCCGCAACCTCTTCGCCATCCGGATGAGGCTGGGCCTCTTCAACGGCAACCCCAAGTACAACCGCTACGGCAACATCGGCGCCGACCAGGTGTGCAACAAGGAGCACCAGGACCTGGCCCTGCAGGCGGCGCAGGACGGCATCGTCCTGCTCAAGAACCACGCCGGCGCGCTGCCCCTCTCCAAGTCCaagctctcctcctcctccatcgccGTCATCGGGCCCAACGGCAACAACGCGTCGCTGCTGCTCGGCAACTACTTCGGCCCGCCGTGCATCTCCGTCACGCCGTTCCAGGCGCTGCAGGGGTACGTCAAGGACGCCCGGTTCGTCCAGGGGTGCAACGCCGCCGTGTGCAACGTGTCCGACATCGGGGAGGCGGTGCACGCGGCCACCTCGGCGGACTACGTCGTGCTGTTCATGGGGCTGGATCAGGaccaggagaaggaggaggtggataGGCTGGACCTGGGGCTCCCCGGGATGCAGGAGAGCCTTGTCAACAAGGTTGCCGACGCGGCCAAGAAGCCGGTGATCTTGGTGCTGCTTTGCGGCGGACCGGTGGACGTGACGTTCGCCAAGAACAATCCTAAGATCGGCGCCATTGTCTGGGCTGGTTACCCTGGCCAGGCCGGTGGCATCGCCATTGCCCAGGTCCTCTTCGGCGAGCACAACCCCG GTGGGAGGCTGCCGGTGACATGGTACCCCAAGGAGTTCACGGCGGTGCCCATGACGGACATGCGGATGCGCGCCGACCCGTCCACGGGCTACCCGGGACGCACCTACAGGTTCTACAAGGGCAAGACCGTGTACAGCTTCGGCTACGGCCTGAGCTACTCCAAGTACTCCCACCGGTTCGCGTCCAGGGGCACGAAGCCGCCGTCCATGAGCGGCATCGGGGGCCTGAAggcgacggcgtcggcggcgggcACGGTGAGCTACGACGTCGAGGAGATGGGCGCGGAGGCGTGCGACAGGCTCCGGTTCCCGGCGGTGGTGAGGGTGCAGAACCACGGGCCCATGGACGGGAGGCACCCGGTGCTGCTGTTCCTCCGGTGGTCGAACGCGACGGACGGGCGACCCGCGAGCCAGCTCATCGGGTTCCAGAGCGTGCACCTCAAGGCGGAGGAGGCCGCGCACGTGGAGTTCGAGGTGAGCCCCTGCAAGCACTTGAGCAGGGCCGCGGAGGACGGCCGCAAGGTGATCGACCAGGGGTCGCACTTCCTCAAGGTGGGCGACGACGAGTTCGAGTTGAGCTTCATGGCCTGA